From the Roseateles sp. XES5 genome, one window contains:
- a CDS encoding cytochrome P450, producing MTTTHLPFLSIDPASRRVSLDGRNPDFYRDPNPVYAALHAHCPTFWWEEQKMWYFTGYDHVNGLLRDRRFGRQILHVATREELGLPQPQDHLAHFDAAEAWSLLELEPPEHTRLRTLVNRAFVSRMIERLTPEITALCHEAIDRFETDGRVELLAAFADILPVTMIARMIGIPDEMGPQLLKWSHAYVRMYMFGRTREDELAADRAAAEFSDYVRTVIAARRTEPRDDLLSHMVHTEHKGQLLTEDELISTTIVLLNAGHEATVHQIGNTVRTILENGADPAVLFSDAKATERTVEECLRISAPVHIFGRYALEDVELDGIQFRRGDKVAMILAAANLDPKKFSDPLAFRPDRDEGANLSFGAGIHFCIGAPLARLELNIALPILFQRLPGLRIARKPVVKDVYHFHGLEALELEW from the coding sequence ATGACGACGACGCACCTTCCCTTCCTCTCCATCGATCCCGCCAGCCGCCGCGTATCGCTCGACGGCCGCAATCCCGATTTCTACCGCGACCCGAACCCGGTCTATGCGGCGCTGCATGCGCACTGTCCCACCTTTTGGTGGGAAGAGCAGAAGATGTGGTATTTCACGGGCTACGACCATGTGAACGGGCTCCTGCGCGACCGACGCTTCGGCCGGCAGATCCTGCATGTGGCGACGCGCGAGGAACTCGGCCTGCCGCAGCCGCAGGACCATCTGGCGCATTTCGATGCGGCGGAGGCCTGGTCGCTGCTGGAGCTGGAGCCGCCGGAGCACACGCGGCTGCGCACGCTCGTCAACCGCGCCTTCGTCTCGCGCATGATCGAGCGCCTGACGCCCGAGATCACCGCGCTCTGCCACGAGGCCATCGACCGCTTCGAGACGGACGGACGCGTCGAGCTGCTGGCCGCCTTCGCCGATATCCTGCCGGTGACGATGATCGCCCGCATGATCGGCATTCCCGACGAGATGGGGCCGCAGCTCCTGAAATGGTCGCATGCCTATGTGCGCATGTACATGTTCGGCCGCACGCGCGAGGATGAGCTTGCCGCCGACAGGGCGGCGGCGGAATTTTCCGACTATGTGCGCACCGTCATCGCCGCGCGCCGCACTGAGCCGCGCGACGACCTGCTCTCCCACATGGTGCATACCGAGCACAAGGGACAGTTGCTCACCGAGGACGAGCTGATCTCCACCACCATCGTGCTGCTCAATGCCGGCCACGAGGCGACGGTGCACCAGATCGGCAATACCGTGCGCACCATCCTGGAAAACGGCGCGGACCCGGCCGTGCTCTTTTCCGACGCGAAGGCGACGGAACGCACGGTGGAGGAATGCCTGCGCATTTCCGCGCCGGTGCATATCTTCGGCCGCTACGCGCTGGAGGATGTCGAACTCGACGGCATCCAGTTCCGCCGCGGCGACAAGGTGGCGATGATCCTCGCCGCCGCCAATCTCGATCCGAAGAAATTCTCCGATCCGCTCGCCTTCAGGCCGGATCGCGACGAGGGCGCGAACCTCTCCTTCGGCGCCGGCATCCATTTCTGCATCGGCGCGCCGCTCGCGCGGCTGGAACTGAACATCGCCCTGCCGATCCTCTTCCAGCGCCTGCCGGGACTGCGGATCGCCAGAAAGCCCGTGGTGAAGGACGTCTATCACTTCCACGGGCTCGAGGCGCTGGAGCTTGAATGGTGA
- a CDS encoding cupin domain-containing protein, whose protein sequence is MSYARNFDISGIEPEAGRPAADRLISGDPVFTTWNIEEADGGIYAGIWQSTPGKWRIQYDEWEYFHILEGHSIVTSDEGETFDLKAGERLVFRPGFKGTWEVVETTRKDYVIRL, encoded by the coding sequence ATGAGCTATGCACGCAATTTCGACATTTCCGGCATCGAACCGGAGGCCGGCCGTCCGGCCGCCGACCGGCTGATTTCGGGCGACCCGGTCTTCACCACCTGGAACATCGAGGAAGCCGACGGCGGCATCTATGCCGGCATCTGGCAGTCGACGCCGGGCAAGTGGCGCATCCAGTACGACGAGTGGGAATATTTCCACATTCTCGAAGGCCACTCCATCGTGACCTCGGACGAAGGCGAGACGTTCGATCTGAAAGCCGGCGAGCGGCTGGTCTTCAGGCCGGGCTTCAAGGGAACCTGGGAAGTCGTTGAAACGACTCGCAAGGACTACGTCATCCGGCTCTAG
- a CDS encoding IS1 family transposase, protein MNKLDAESRSQILHMLCEGQSIRAIVRVTGLSKNTVAKLLVDAGKACEAYHGEHVRDIQANLVQCDEIWSFACAEQESGVLAKGTPDGADGMWTWTALDADSKLIVSYFVGGRDGECAMMFMNDIASRLFTRVQVTTDGHKAYLEAVEGAFGCDVDYSQLVKLYGNAPESSKGHYSLAERAGIKKARVEGNSDPAYVPIFNVEYQNLTMRMHMSRFNSLTNAFSKKVENHLHAIALHVMHYNFIRIHETLRMTPAMAAGITDKLWEIRDVVALIEAKEAKKSVQ, encoded by the coding sequence ATGAACAAGCTCGACGCAGAGAGTCGCTCGCAAATCCTTCATATGCTGTGTGAGGGTCAATCGATCCGAGCAATCGTGCGCGTTACGGGCTTGAGCAAGAACACTGTGGCTAAGCTTTTGGTCGATGCCGGAAAGGCATGTGAGGCCTATCACGGCGAGCATGTACGCGATATCCAAGCTAACCTTGTCCAGTGCGACGAAATCTGGAGCTTCGCCTGCGCGGAGCAAGAGAGCGGCGTATTGGCTAAGGGCACGCCCGACGGAGCGGACGGCATGTGGACTTGGACTGCGTTGGATGCCGACAGCAAGTTGATTGTTTCATACTTTGTTGGCGGGCGTGATGGCGAGTGCGCTATGATGTTTATGAATGACATAGCCTCCCGCCTATTCACGCGCGTGCAGGTGACCACTGATGGCCATAAAGCCTACCTTGAGGCGGTTGAAGGCGCGTTTGGCTGCGACGTTGATTACTCACAGCTAGTCAAACTTTACGGCAACGCCCCTGAAAGCTCCAAGGGCCACTATTCGCTCGCAGAACGCGCTGGAATCAAGAAGGCTCGCGTTGAAGGCAACTCTGATCCTGCCTACGTCCCAATCTTCAATGTTGAATATCAGAATCTCACGATGCGGATGCACATGAGCCGCTTCAACAGTCTGACAAATGCCTTTTCCAAGAAGGTCGAAAACCATTTGCATGCGATTGCCCTTCACGTCATGCATTACAATTTCATTCGCATCCACGAGACGTTGCGGATGACGCCGGCAATGGCTGCCGGTATTACAGACAAGCTTTGGGAAATTCGCGACGTCGTCGCGTTGATCGAAGCGAAAGAAGCTAAGAAGTCCGTACAATAG
- a CDS encoding type II toxin-antitoxin system RelE/ParE family toxin: MKIEFADKDLMRIGTEEAHKLGLPIAVIKAARSRIIQLEAATDERDLRNLKSLNYKKLHGEKEGLRQIRINDQYRIVFRLSEDQNPPVITIVEIGDTH, encoded by the coding sequence ATGAAGATAGAGTTTGCCGACAAAGACCTTATGCGAATAGGCACTGAGGAAGCCCACAAACTGGGCCTCCCTATCGCCGTCATCAAGGCGGCAAGGAGCAGGATTATTCAATTGGAAGCCGCAACTGACGAGCGCGACCTGAGGAATCTCAAAAGCCTAAACTACAAGAAACTTCACGGTGAGAAGGAAGGCTTAAGGCAAATTCGCATCAATGACCAATATCGGATTGTATTTCGGTTATCGGAGGACCAAAACCCTCCAGTTATCACTATCGTGGAAATAGGCGACACCCATTAA
- a CDS encoding HigA family addiction module antitoxin: MNFASSLSDVPHPGEFVREELDARGWSQRDLAYILGTHEQAVNLITSGKRGISPEMAKALGKAFEVSSEYFANLQKAFEMANAREPDPAIEKRALLQGSYPVREMIKRGWLADTDVSLLEAQMLRFFCKNSLSDVPHLAHAARKNTDYSVTTPEQLAWLFRVRQIASEMVVGPYSEKKLRDFVAGMPRLMVDPEEIRHVPRMLADCGIRFTIVETLPKANIDGVCFWLDDNSPTVGMTVRHDRIDNFWFVLRHECEHVLNRDGRGNLEDQSVDDLDGDKGGTSESLPKEERIANIAAAETCVPQDQLESFYIRKYPYISEKDVLGFAKRIQRHPGIIVGQLQRKMDRYDWLAKYKIKIRHHIVANAVTDGWGVPASVSL; the protein is encoded by the coding sequence ATGAATTTTGCTTCTAGTCTTTCCGACGTGCCTCACCCCGGAGAGTTTGTTCGGGAGGAACTTGACGCGCGCGGCTGGTCGCAGCGCGATCTTGCGTACATTTTGGGCACGCACGAGCAAGCAGTAAATCTGATTACCTCCGGGAAGCGCGGTATCAGCCCTGAGATGGCAAAGGCGTTGGGCAAGGCTTTCGAGGTATCTTCCGAATACTTCGCCAACTTGCAGAAGGCTTTTGAGATGGCGAATGCTCGTGAGCCCGACCCGGCGATCGAAAAACGGGCCCTCTTGCAAGGCTCTTATCCAGTGCGTGAGATGATAAAGCGTGGCTGGCTTGCTGATACAGACGTTAGCCTCCTTGAGGCTCAGATGCTTCGCTTTTTCTGCAAGAATTCTTTGTCTGATGTTCCGCATTTGGCCCACGCGGCTCGGAAGAATACAGACTACTCCGTTACGACTCCCGAGCAACTGGCGTGGCTTTTCCGGGTTCGTCAGATAGCATCGGAAATGGTTGTGGGCCCGTACTCGGAGAAAAAGCTTCGGGATTTTGTGGCTGGCATGCCTCGCCTAATGGTTGACCCGGAAGAAATACGGCACGTGCCTCGGATGTTGGCGGATTGCGGCATACGATTCACTATCGTAGAAACGCTCCCGAAGGCTAACATAGATGGCGTCTGCTTTTGGTTGGATGATAACTCCCCGACCGTGGGAATGACAGTCCGACATGACAGAATTGATAATTTTTGGTTCGTCTTGCGTCATGAATGCGAGCACGTCCTAAACCGAGACGGTCGAGGAAATCTCGAAGACCAAAGCGTGGACGATCTCGACGGCGATAAAGGTGGAACAAGTGAATCTCTCCCGAAGGAGGAGCGGATCGCTAATATCGCCGCGGCTGAGACTTGCGTTCCGCAAGATCAGCTAGAGTCGTTCTACATCAGAAAATATCCCTACATTTCTGAAAAGGACGTGCTGGGATTTGCAAAGCGTATCCAACGACATCCGGGAATTATCGTTGGCCAACTTCAGCGCAAGATGGATCGGTATGATTGGCTGGCCAAATACAAGATAAAAATCCGGCATCACATCGTAGCTAATGCAGTCACCGATGGTTGGGGGGTTCCCGCTAGCGTATCACTTTGA